From one Rhizobium lentis genomic stretch:
- a CDS encoding heme lyase CcmF/NrfE family subunit, with product MIIEIGHYALVLALATALIVSIVPVIGARRRDPAMMDVASVGSLVMFLLVAFAFAVLTYAHVVSDFSVGNVWENSHSLVPLIYKYSGVWGNHEGSMMLWLLILALFSALVAVFGANLPQTLKANVLAVQAWISFAFTLFILLTSNPFLRLDPAPAEGRDLNPVLQDVGLAIHPPLLYIGYVGFSVCFSFAVAALLEGRIDAAWARWVRPWTLAAWTCLTLGIAMGSYWAYYELGWGGWWFWDPVENASFMPWLAGTALLHSALVMEKREALKIWTVLLAILTFSLSLMGTFLVRSGVLTSVHAFASDPTRGVFILCILLIFIGGALSLFALRAPKLAAGGLFAPISREGALVLNNLILTVACGTVLTGTLYPLLLETLTGDKISVGAPFFNMTFGLLMAPLLVIVPFGPLLAWKRGDLLGALQRLYAVAGVAFSAAVVVFYIEHGGPVLSVLGLAAGLFLILGAIADLWYRAGIGKVAGAIAWHRLTGLPRSAFGTALAHAGLGVTVLGIVAVTTFQSEHVVEMKPGQTVDAGGYSLQFDGMRAARGPNYTEERGHFTIRRAGAAVADTWSAKRLYTARQMPTTEAGILTFGLSQLYVSLGDPTKDGGIVVRIWWKPFILCIWGGALIMAVGGFVSLSDRRLRVGAPRRKAKAKPPASAMEPAE from the coding sequence ATGATCATCGAGATCGGCCATTACGCCCTGGTGTTGGCACTGGCGACGGCGCTTATCGTCTCGATCGTGCCGGTGATCGGCGCCCGTCGTCGCGACCCGGCGATGATGGATGTGGCGAGCGTCGGCTCGCTGGTGATGTTTTTGCTCGTCGCCTTTGCCTTCGCCGTCCTGACCTATGCCCATGTCGTCTCCGACTTCTCGGTCGGGAATGTCTGGGAGAACTCGCATTCGCTGGTGCCGCTGATCTACAAATATTCCGGCGTCTGGGGCAATCACGAGGGCTCGATGATGCTCTGGCTCCTGATCCTGGCGCTGTTCAGCGCGCTGGTCGCTGTCTTCGGAGCCAACCTGCCGCAGACGCTGAAGGCCAATGTGCTGGCTGTGCAGGCCTGGATCTCGTTCGCCTTCACCCTGTTCATCCTTCTGACCTCCAATCCCTTCCTGCGGCTCGATCCGGCGCCGGCCGAGGGCCGTGATCTCAATCCGGTGCTGCAGGATGTCGGCCTCGCCATCCACCCGCCGCTGCTCTATATCGGTTATGTCGGCTTCTCCGTCTGCTTCTCCTTTGCCGTTGCAGCCCTTCTGGAAGGGCGCATCGACGCCGCCTGGGCGCGCTGGGTCAGGCCCTGGACGCTGGCTGCCTGGACCTGTCTGACGCTCGGGATCGCCATGGGCTCCTACTGGGCCTATTACGAGCTCGGCTGGGGCGGCTGGTGGTTCTGGGATCCGGTGGAGAACGCCTCCTTCATGCCCTGGCTGGCGGGCACGGCGCTCCTGCATTCGGCGCTTGTCATGGAAAAGCGCGAGGCGCTGAAGATCTGGACGGTGCTGCTTGCCATCTTGACCTTCTCGCTGTCGCTGATGGGCACCTTCCTGGTGCGCTCCGGCGTGCTGACCTCGGTGCATGCCTTCGCCAGCGACCCCACCCGCGGCGTCTTCATTCTCTGTATCCTGCTGATCTTTATCGGCGGGGCTCTGTCGCTGTTTGCCTTGCGCGCGCCGAAGCTGGCCGCCGGCGGGCTGTTTGCGCCGATCTCGCGCGAAGGCGCGCTCGTCCTCAACAATCTGATCCTGACGGTCGCCTGCGGCACGGTGCTCACAGGCACGCTCTATCCGCTGCTCCTGGAGACGCTGACCGGCGACAAGATCTCGGTCGGGGCGCCCTTCTTCAATATGACCTTCGGCCTGCTGATGGCGCCGTTGCTCGTCATCGTGCCGTTCGGGCCGCTGCTTGCCTGGAAGCGCGGCGATCTGCTCGGCGCGTTGCAGCGGCTCTATGCCGTCGCCGGCGTCGCCTTTAGCGCTGCGGTCGTCGTCTTCTACATCGAGCATGGCGGACCGGTGCTCTCCGTGCTCGGGCTGGCGGCTGGGCTGTTCCTCATCCTCGGCGCCATCGCCGATCTCTGGTACCGGGCCGGCATCGGCAAGGTGGCGGGGGCCATCGCCTGGCACCGGCTGACTGGCCTGCCGCGCTCGGCCTTCGGCACCGCGCTCGCCCATGCCGGGCTTGGCGTCACTGTGCTCGGTATCGTCGCGGTGACGACGTTCCAGAGCGAACATGTCGTCGAGATGAAGCCAGGTCAGACGGTCGATGCCGGCGGCTACAGCCTGCAATTCGACGGCATGCGAGCGGCCAGGGGGCCGAATTACACCGAGGAGCGCGGCCACTTCACCATTCGGCGCGCCGGTGCCGCGGTCGCCGACACCTGGTCGGCCAAGCGGCTTTATACTGCCCGCCAGATGCCGACGACGGAGGCGGGCATCCTGACTTTCGGGCTCAGCCAGCTCTATGTCTCGCTCGGCGACCCCACCAAGGACGGGGGCATCGTCGTGCGCATCTGGTGGAAGCCGTTCATCCTCTGCATCTGGGGCGGCGCCTTGATCATGGCCGTCGGCGGCTTCGTCTCGCTTTCCGACAGGCGCCTGCGCGTCGGCGCCCCGCGTCGCAAGGCCAAGGCAAAACCGCCAGCGTCTGCCATGGAGCCGGCGGAATGA
- a CDS encoding cytochrome c-type biogenesis protein — protein MTYLSRLIVVLFVLFTPLSAFAVNPDEVLADPTLEARARALSAELRCMVCQNQSIDDSNAELAKDLRLLVRERIRNGDSDQAVLDYIVSRYGEFVLLKPRFSVKTVLLWGAPVLLVLAGGVSLLLFARKRTGKPTGSKLTADEQATLSKLLQK, from the coding sequence ATGACGTATCTCTCCCGTCTCATTGTCGTCCTGTTCGTCCTTTTCACCCCTTTGTCTGCCTTCGCCGTCAATCCCGACGAGGTGCTGGCCGATCCGACGCTTGAGGCGCGCGCCCGCGCCCTGTCGGCGGAACTGCGCTGCATGGTCTGCCAGAACCAGTCGATCGACGATTCCAATGCCGAGCTCGCCAAGGACCTGCGCCTGCTCGTGCGCGAGCGCATCCGTAACGGCGACAGCGATCAGGCGGTGCTAGACTATATCGTCTCGCGATACGGCGAATTCGTGCTGCTCAAGCCGCGTTTCAGCGTGAAGACGGTGCTGCTCTGGGGTGCCCCTGTGCTGCTGGTGCTTGCCGGTGGGGTGTCGCTGCTCCTCTTTGCACGCAAAAGGACTGGCAAGCCGACCGGAAGCAAGCTGACAGCCGATGAGCAGGCGACGCTGAGCAAGCTTCTGCAAAAGTAA
- a CDS encoding Do family serine endopeptidase — translation MLKNFNGRPSLATVLKASTVAGIAAAVFATGVPLEITRSYAEAVKVQAPAVPSFANVVDAVSPAVVSVRVENRVNPVADNNDGFSFDFNGRGFDDLPDDHPLKRFFRQFGQDPNDQQGHQRRFGQNGPNGPGGKGRLRPVAQGSGFFISEDGYIVTNNHVVSDGQAFVAVMNDGTELDAKLIGKDPRTDLAVLKVDGKGRKFTYVNWADDNNVRVGDWVVAVGNPFGLGGTVTAGIVSARGRDIGSGPYDDYLQVDAAVNRGNSGGPTFNLNGEVVGINTAIFSPSGGSVGIAFAIPASTARDVVADLMKDGQVSRGWLGVQIQPVTKDIAESIGLSEPSGALVVAPQPGSPGDKAGMKAGDVVTALNGETIKDARDLSRRIGAMQPGSKAELSVWRAGKAQSLTVELGTLPADQKDASADDNNQPQQPEAPASEKALADLGLTVGPSDDGKGLAITGIDPDSDAADKGIKEGEKITSVNNQEVSTAADVVKVLNQAKKDGRTRALFQIQSSEGSRFVALPINGQG, via the coding sequence ATGCTCAAGAATTTCAACGGACGTCCGTCCCTCGCCACTGTGCTCAAGGCTTCTACCGTCGCCGGTATCGCAGCCGCTGTGTTCGCAACCGGCGTTCCGCTCGAAATCACCCGGTCTTACGCCGAAGCCGTCAAGGTTCAGGCGCCTGCCGTTCCGAGCTTCGCCAATGTCGTCGATGCCGTTTCGCCGGCCGTTGTTTCGGTTCGCGTAGAAAATCGCGTCAATCCGGTCGCCGATAACAATGACGGCTTCTCCTTCGATTTCAACGGCCGCGGCTTCGACGACCTTCCCGACGATCACCCGCTGAAGCGTTTCTTCCGGCAGTTCGGCCAGGATCCGAACGACCAGCAGGGCCATCAGCGCCGCTTCGGTCAGAATGGTCCGAACGGTCCCGGCGGTAAAGGCCGTCTGCGTCCCGTCGCCCAAGGCTCCGGCTTCTTCATCTCCGAGGACGGCTACATCGTCACCAACAACCACGTCGTTTCCGATGGCCAGGCCTTCGTAGCCGTGATGAATGACGGCACCGAACTCGATGCCAAGCTGATCGGCAAGGATCCGCGCACCGATCTCGCCGTGCTGAAGGTCGATGGCAAGGGCAGGAAGTTCACCTATGTCAACTGGGCCGACGACAACAATGTCCGCGTCGGCGACTGGGTCGTCGCCGTCGGCAACCCCTTCGGTCTCGGCGGCACGGTCACAGCCGGCATTGTCTCGGCCCGCGGCCGCGATATCGGCTCCGGTCCCTATGACGATTACCTGCAGGTGGATGCCGCCGTGAACCGCGGCAATTCCGGCGGCCCGACTTTTAACCTCAACGGCGAGGTCGTCGGCATCAATACCGCGATCTTCTCGCCCTCAGGCGGCAGCGTCGGCATCGCCTTCGCCATTCCGGCCTCGACCGCCAGGGATGTCGTCGCCGACCTGATGAAGGACGGCCAGGTTTCCCGCGGCTGGCTGGGTGTCCAGATCCAGCCCGTGACCAAGGACATTGCCGAATCCATCGGCCTTTCCGAGCCGAGCGGCGCCCTCGTCGTCGCCCCGCAGCCGGGCTCGCCGGGCGACAAGGCCGGCATGAAGGCCGGCGACGTCGTCACGGCGCTGAATGGCGAGACGATCAAGGATGCCCGTGATCTCAGCCGCCGCATCGGCGCGATGCAGCCGGGCAGCAAGGCCGAGCTTTCGGTCTGGCGGGCCGGCAAGGCGCAGTCTCTGACCGTCGAACTCGGCACGCTGCCGGCCGACCAGAAGGATGCGTCCGCTGATGACAACAACCAGCCGCAGCAGCCCGAGGCGCCGGCATCCGAGAAGGCGCTGGCCGATCTCGGCCTGACCGTCGGTCCTTCCGATGACGGCAAGGGCCTGGCGATCACCGGCATCGATCCGGACTCCGATGCCGCCGACAAGGGCATTAAGGAGGGTGAAAAGATCACCTCGGTCAACAACCAGGAGGTCTCCACCGCTGCCGATGTCGTCAAGGTTCTGAACCAGGCCAAGAAGGACGGCCGCACGCGCGCGCTGTTCCAGATCCAGTCCAGCGAAGGAAGCCGTTTCGTCGCGCTTCCGATCAACGGCCAGGGCTGA
- a CDS encoding response regulator transcription factor, with protein MSAAPHQNALSLAETLPVGNVGRMKILIIEDDLEAAVYLTKAFREAGIVVDHASDGEAGLFMGSENTYDVIVIDRMLPRRDGLSVISELRRKGIHTPVLILSALGQVDDRVTGLRAGGDDYLPKPYAFSELLARVEVLGRRKGTPEQDVVYRVGDLELDRLSHEVRRGGKEIPLQPREFRLLEYLMKNAGQVVTRTMLLENVWDYHFDPQTNVIDVHVSRLRSKIEKDFSQPLLKTIRGAGYMIKDEG; from the coding sequence ATGAGCGCCGCCCCGCATCAAAATGCTTTGAGCCTTGCCGAAACATTGCCGGTGGGTAATGTCGGCCGCATGAAGATTCTCATCATCGAAGATGATCTCGAGGCCGCGGTCTACCTCACGAAAGCCTTTCGCGAGGCGGGTATCGTCGTCGATCACGCCAGCGACGGCGAGGCCGGCCTGTTCATGGGATCGGAAAACACCTACGACGTCATCGTCATCGATCGCATGCTGCCGCGCCGGGACGGACTTTCCGTAATCAGTGAGTTGCGCCGCAAGGGCATCCATACGCCGGTCCTCATCCTCTCCGCCCTCGGCCAGGTCGATGACCGCGTGACCGGCCTTCGTGCCGGCGGCGACGATTATTTGCCGAAGCCCTATGCCTTCAGCGAATTGCTGGCGCGCGTCGAAGTGCTCGGCCGCCGCAAGGGCACGCCGGAGCAGGACGTCGTCTATCGCGTCGGCGATCTTGAACTCGACCGGCTCTCCCACGAGGTGCGCCGCGGCGGCAAGGAAATCCCGCTGCAGCCGCGCGAATTCCGCCTGCTCGAATATCTGATGAAGAATGCCGGCCAGGTGGTGACCCGCACCATGCTGCTCGAAAACGTCTGGGATTATCATTTCGATCCTCAGACCAACGTGATCGACGTGCATGTCTCGCGCCTGCGCTCGAAGATCGAGAAGGATTTCAGCCAGCCGCTCCTGAAAACCATCCGGGGTGCGGGGTATATGATCAAGGACGAGGGATGA
- a CDS encoding sensor histidine kinase, with the protein MSRFRVLFKSTAVRLSALYILLFAICAATLVFYVTAMSERLLTGQIRDGVRQEVEQVQRAYDAGGMNLLLRTMERRARQPGANLYIIAGPSGDILAGNVASVQPGVFEEVGWISAPFAYQRYTDGGGVERRHRAIANIFVLDNGLRILIGRDLGDPERFRLLVRQALMVALAIMGLGAIIIWFGIGRNALKRIDRMSDASKKIMAGDLSQRLPVGGSGDEFDRLSMSLNTMLERIEKLNEGLRQVSDNIAHDLKTPLTRLRNKAADALDMSDDNTRRAALEGIISESDQLIRTFNALLMISRVEAGSVAAEMSPVELSAIVSDSAELYEPAAEEAGLGLSASVEPGVEVHGNRELIGQAIFNLLDNAIKYSSDTQGAGEVSLKLARRPDGICLSVADNGPGVPADRRDDVVKRFVRLDESRSKPGTGLGLSLVEAVMELHNGRLELSDTNPDKPEQRGLTVSMIFPAKAA; encoded by the coding sequence ATGAGCCGCTTCAGGGTTCTCTTCAAGTCCACTGCAGTCCGCCTTTCGGCACTCTACATTCTGCTATTCGCCATTTGCGCCGCAACGCTCGTCTTCTATGTGACGGCGATGTCGGAACGGCTGCTGACGGGCCAGATTCGCGACGGCGTCCGCCAGGAAGTGGAGCAGGTGCAACGTGCCTATGACGCCGGCGGCATGAACCTGCTGCTGCGCACCATGGAGCGGCGTGCCCGCCAGCCGGGTGCCAATCTCTATATTATCGCCGGTCCCTCGGGCGATATTCTCGCCGGCAATGTCGCCTCGGTGCAGCCGGGTGTCTTCGAGGAGGTCGGTTGGATCTCTGCGCCCTTCGCCTATCAACGTTATACCGACGGTGGTGGTGTCGAGCGCCGCCATCGCGCCATTGCCAATATCTTCGTGCTGGACAATGGCCTCAGAATCCTCATCGGCCGCGACCTCGGTGATCCCGAGCGTTTCCGCCTGCTGGTGCGTCAGGCCCTGATGGTCGCCCTGGCAATCATGGGGCTCGGCGCCATCATCATCTGGTTCGGTATCGGCCGCAATGCGCTGAAACGGATCGACCGCATGTCGGACGCGAGCAAGAAGATCATGGCCGGCGACCTGTCGCAGCGCCTGCCGGTCGGAGGCTCCGGCGATGAATTCGACCGGCTGTCGATGTCCTTGAATACCATGCTGGAGCGCATCGAAAAGCTGAACGAGGGCTTGCGGCAGGTTTCCGACAACATCGCCCACGATCTCAAGACACCCTTGACGCGGCTGCGCAATAAGGCGGCCGATGCGCTCGATATGAGCGATGACAACACGCGGCGCGCCGCGCTCGAAGGTATCATTTCCGAATCGGACCAACTGATCCGCACCTTCAACGCCCTGCTGATGATCTCCCGTGTCGAGGCCGGATCGGTTGCGGCAGAAATGTCGCCGGTCGAGCTTTCGGCCATCGTTTCCGACAGTGCTGAGCTTTACGAGCCAGCAGCCGAGGAAGCCGGTCTCGGCCTCAGCGCCAGCGTCGAGCCCGGCGTCGAGGTGCATGGCAATCGCGAACTGATCGGTCAGGCGATTTTCAATCTGCTCGACAATGCGATCAAATATTCCTCCGATACGCAAGGGGCTGGCGAAGTGTCGCTCAAGCTTGCCCGCCGTCCGGACGGCATCTGCCTGTCGGTGGCCGACAATGGGCCGGGAGTTCCGGCTGACCGGCGCGACGACGTCGTGAAGCGTTTCGTTCGCCTCGACGAAAGCCGTTCAAAGCCCGGCACCGGGCTCGGCCTTTCGCTGGTGGAAGCGGTGATGGAGCTGCATAACGGCCGGCTGGAGCTCTCCGACACCAATCCCGACAAGCCCGAACAGCGCGGACTGACCGTCAGCATGATCTTTCCGGCCAAGGCTGCCTGA
- a CDS encoding bifunctional [glutamine synthetase] adenylyltransferase/[glutamine synthetase]-adenylyl-L-tyrosine phosphorylase: protein MLTKSTHGLKDVAEGLLRPLSQTELKLALTDLQEAGKSEPSVATMLKTEGPLRDFIAAVLTLSPHLREIVTLDPAVLAGAIIGPLEPQIEALIAEARGCWRPDGEGAAPAESVVMSRLRIIKRKAAFLVALADLSRIVDARTTTAWLSALAEASVAATIDHLLLSAHESGKLRLRDPAKPSVGSGLIVLGMGKLGACELNYSSDIDLVVFFDEQAGIVPDPDDAIDVFPRMMRRLVRILQERTADGYVFRTDLRLRPDPGSTPLAIPVDAAMIYYEGRGQNWERAAFIKARAVAGDLAAGGEFLRGLSPFVFRKYLDYAAIADIHSIKRQIHAHKGHGAIAVKGHNVKLGRGGIREIEFFVQTQQLIAGGRMPALRGRATEETLGELTKAKWIDAETRDELTEAYWFLRDVEHRIQMVRDEQTHLLPETDADLKRIAFMMGFTDTPSFSEKLVGVLKTVERRYARLFEQESKLSTETGNLVFTGQGDDPDTLETLKKLGFTRPSDISRIIRTWHYGRYRATQSVEARERLTELAPELLRVFGESKRADEALLRFDSFISGLPAGIQLFSLLGSNPALLSLIVNIMSSAPRLAEVIAAKPHVFDGMLDPGLMAELPTRDYLGERLKGSLVQARHYEEVLDRLRVFAAEQRFLIGIRLLTGAINGAMAARAFTHLADLIIAAALDAVTSEMRAAHGDYPGGRIALAGMGKLGSFELTAGSDIDLILLYDYDDAASESDGPKPLDATRYFTRITQRLIAALSAPTAEGVLYEVDMRLRPSGNKGPVATRINAFGKYQRQEAWTWEHMALSRARLISGDDSLIAETEHIVREVLSTNRDIAKVAHDVAEMRDLIDKEKPPSGPWDLKHIPGGVIDLEFIAQYLALTAPTRGVGVAVNGMSTGEALKVLGDRLMTRGDLDLCLEAFGLYTSLSQLIRLCIDGLFDPNDAPAGLIELVCRAGDCPDIRTLEGEVKRLSKAVRKIFLNVVKA from the coding sequence ATGCTGACTAAATCGACGCATGGCCTTAAGGATGTCGCTGAAGGGCTGCTGCGCCCGCTGAGCCAGACTGAACTGAAGCTGGCGCTGACCGATCTTCAGGAGGCGGGCAAAAGCGAGCCGTCGGTTGCGACCATGTTGAAGACGGAAGGGCCGCTTCGTGATTTCATCGCCGCCGTGCTGACGCTGTCGCCACATCTGCGCGAAATTGTCACTCTCGACCCGGCCGTCCTTGCCGGCGCCATCATTGGGCCGCTGGAGCCGCAGATCGAAGCACTGATTGCCGAGGCGCGGGGCTGCTGGCGGCCGGACGGCGAGGGGGCGGCGCCGGCCGAATCCGTGGTGATGAGCAGGCTGCGCATCATCAAACGCAAGGCTGCCTTCCTCGTCGCACTCGCCGATCTCTCGCGCATCGTTGACGCTCGGACAACGACCGCCTGGTTGAGCGCTCTTGCCGAAGCCTCAGTCGCGGCAACGATCGACCATCTGCTGCTTTCGGCGCATGAGAGCGGAAAGCTCAGGCTGCGCGATCCGGCCAAACCCAGTGTGGGCTCGGGCCTGATCGTACTCGGCATGGGTAAGCTCGGTGCATGCGAACTCAACTATTCATCCGATATCGATCTCGTCGTCTTCTTCGACGAACAGGCCGGCATCGTGCCCGACCCGGATGACGCGATCGATGTCTTTCCGAGGATGATGCGCCGGCTGGTGCGCATCCTGCAGGAGCGCACGGCCGACGGCTACGTCTTCCGCACCGATTTGCGACTGCGCCCGGATCCCGGCTCGACGCCACTGGCGATCCCAGTCGATGCGGCGATGATCTATTACGAGGGCAGGGGCCAGAACTGGGAGCGGGCAGCCTTCATCAAGGCGCGCGCCGTTGCAGGCGATCTGGCCGCCGGTGGCGAGTTCCTGCGTGGACTGTCGCCTTTCGTTTTCCGCAAATACCTCGATTACGCGGCGATCGCCGATATCCATTCGATCAAGCGGCAGATCCACGCGCATAAGGGCCACGGCGCGATCGCGGTCAAGGGCCATAATGTCAAGCTCGGCCGCGGCGGCATCCGCGAGATCGAATTCTTCGTCCAGACGCAGCAGCTGATCGCCGGCGGTCGCATGCCGGCATTGCGCGGCCGGGCGACGGAGGAGACGCTCGGCGAGCTCACCAAGGCGAAATGGATCGACGCGGAAACCCGTGACGAACTGACGGAGGCTTATTGGTTCCTGCGTGACGTCGAGCACCGCATCCAGATGGTGCGCGACGAGCAAACCCACCTTTTGCCGGAGACCGATGCCGACCTGAAGCGCATCGCCTTCATGATGGGATTCACCGACACGCCGAGCTTTTCCGAAAAGCTGGTCGGTGTGCTGAAGACGGTGGAGCGGCGCTATGCCCGCCTCTTCGAGCAAGAGAGCAAGCTTTCCACCGAAACTGGCAACCTCGTTTTTACCGGCCAGGGCGACGATCCGGATACGCTGGAGACGCTGAAGAAGCTTGGTTTCACCAGGCCATCCGACATTTCTCGGATCATCCGCACCTGGCACTACGGCCGCTATCGCGCGACGCAATCGGTGGAGGCGCGTGAAAGGCTGACGGAGCTGGCGCCCGAGCTCCTGCGCGTCTTCGGCGAAAGCAAGCGCGCCGATGAGGCGCTGCTGCGTTTCGACAGCTTCATCTCGGGCCTTCCCGCCGGTATCCAGCTCTTCTCGCTGCTCGGCAGCAACCCGGCGCTCCTGTCGCTGATCGTCAACATCATGTCCTCTGCGCCCCGGCTGGCCGAGGTGATTGCCGCCAAGCCGCATGTCTTCGACGGCATGCTCGATCCTGGCCTGATGGCCGAGCTGCCGACACGCGACTATCTCGGGGAGCGCCTCAAGGGCTCGCTCGTCCAGGCCCGCCACTATGAGGAGGTGCTCGACCGGCTGCGCGTCTTCGCCGCCGAACAGCGCTTCCTGATCGGCATTCGCTTGCTCACCGGCGCAATTAACGGCGCAATGGCCGCCCGCGCCTTCACCCATCTCGCCGATCTCATCATCGCGGCGGCGCTCGATGCGGTGACGAGCGAGATGCGGGCCGCGCACGGCGACTATCCGGGCGGCCGCATCGCACTTGCCGGCATGGGCAAACTCGGCAGTTTCGAGCTGACGGCAGGTTCCGACATCGATCTGATCTTACTCTATGACTATGACGATGCGGCTTCCGAATCCGACGGGCCGAAGCCGCTCGATGCGACGCGTTATTTCACCCGCATCACTCAGAGGCTGATCGCCGCCCTCTCGGCGCCGACCGCCGAAGGTGTGCTCTATGAAGTCGACATGCGGCTGCGTCCCTCCGGCAACAAGGGCCCGGTCGCCACCCGCATCAATGCCTTCGGCAAGTACCAGCGCCAGGAGGCATGGACCTGGGAGCATATGGCGCTCAGTCGCGCCCGGCTGATCTCAGGCGATGACAGCCTGATCGCCGAGACGGAACATATCGTCCGGGAGGTGCTGTCGACCAATCGCGACATTGCCAAGGTGGCGCACGACGTTGCCGAGATGCGCGACCTGATTGACAAGGAAAAGCCGCCATCCGGGCCTTGGGACCTCAAACACATCCCCGGCGGCGTCATCGATCTTGAATTCATCGCCCAGTACCTGGCGCTGACCGCGCCGACCAGGGGCGTGGGTGTTGCCGTCAACGGAATGAGCACCGGCGAGGCGCTGAAGGTGCTTGGCGATCGGTTGATGACGAGGGGCGATCTCGACCTCTGCCTGGAGGCCTTCGGCCTCTATACCAGCCTCTCACAGCTGATCCGCCTCTGCATCGACGGGCTGTTCGATCCGAACGACGCGCCTGCCGGCCTCATCGAACTCGTCTGCCGCGCCGGCGACTGCCCCGACATCAGAACGCTGGAAGGCGAAGTGAAACGGCTTTCGAAAGCCGTTCGGAAGATATTCCTGAATGTCGTGAAAGCCTGA
- a CDS encoding cytochrome b/b6 domain-containing protein, with the protein MSATHSVRAYSLGAMILHWLIAALILTQLAVGFLMSRVESVPDTLRFAMFQWHKTFGIAVLTLTIARIAWRLFHTPPAHAPMTRAEQAAASIVHALFYALMLVVPLTGWLLVSASSTGIPTLLFLSDALSWPHLPIPASMRATVEAASENAHVILAYGFGLLLLLHVAGALKHSVIDRMPSFSRMIPVGWLRRMPSSAIGVLVSVVLALCFIGGGLLISRAGGTASVNAADLRSTEASPSGWVIDKAKSALTYTINFSGTPTAGTIGKWDAFIEFDPDHLGAAKARIVIDAASIDFDNSFVRPNIGGDDGLQTATHPLVEVVLDHFETAGEAYLGKGNVLVRGVTVPVSVPFTMQRDGAGRAIVAGTAELDRLALGLGLQNDGKGEWLDKVIRVTFKLEATPSGPMS; encoded by the coding sequence ATGTCAGCTACTCATTCGGTCCGGGCCTATAGTCTAGGTGCAATGATCCTGCACTGGCTCATCGCTGCCCTCATCCTGACCCAGCTTGCCGTGGGTTTTCTGATGAGCCGTGTGGAGAGCGTTCCCGATACGCTGCGTTTTGCGATGTTCCAGTGGCATAAGACGTTCGGCATCGCTGTCCTGACCTTGACGATCGCCCGCATCGCCTGGCGCCTGTTCCACACGCCGCCCGCGCATGCGCCGATGACACGGGCGGAACAGGCCGCCGCCAGCATCGTCCATGCACTGTTCTACGCGCTGATGCTGGTCGTGCCTTTGACCGGCTGGCTGCTGGTTTCGGCTTCATCTACCGGGATTCCCACCCTTCTGTTTCTCTCCGATGCCCTGAGCTGGCCACATCTGCCCATTCCGGCCTCGATGCGCGCAACGGTTGAGGCCGCGTCCGAGAATGCGCATGTCATCCTGGCTTATGGTTTCGGGTTGCTTCTGCTTCTGCATGTGGCCGGCGCGCTCAAGCATTCGGTGATCGATCGGATGCCGTCCTTTTCGCGAATGATACCTGTCGGCTGGCTGCGCCGGATGCCGTCCTCCGCAATCGGCGTGCTGGTCTCCGTCGTGCTGGCACTGTGCTTTATCGGCGGCGGACTGTTGATCTCCAGAGCCGGCGGCACCGCATCCGTCAATGCCGCGGACCTTCGATCGACTGAAGCATCGCCATCCGGCTGGGTGATCGATAAAGCGAAGTCTGCGCTGACCTACACGATCAATTTCTCCGGAACGCCGACTGCCGGCACGATCGGAAAATGGGATGCATTCATCGAATTCGATCCGGACCATCTTGGCGCCGCCAAGGCGCGGATTGTCATCGACGCCGCCTCCATCGATTTCGATAATTCATTCGTCAGACCCAATATCGGCGGCGACGACGGCCTGCAGACGGCCACCCATCCGCTGGTGGAGGTTGTGCTCGACCATTTCGAAACGGCGGGCGAGGCCTACTTGGGCAAGGGCAATGTCCTTGTCCGCGGTGTGACGGTGCCTGTGTCGGTCCCGTTTACGATGCAGCGCGACGGGGCGGGACGAGCCATCGTTGCCGGCACGGCGGAGTTGGATCGCCTGGCCCTTGGACTTGGCCTGCAGAATGACGGAAAGGGTGAATGGCTCGATAAGGTCATCCGCGTAACCTTCAAGCTCGAAGCGACGCCGTCCGGCCCGATGAGCTAG